The window CACCGATAGGTCGACGCGAGCGCGTTGAGCGACATCCTCTCGAACCGAAATCGACGCGTTCGCACTGTTATCGCCGCGCTGGGCGCGCAGTTCGTAGTCGCCTGCCGTCCCGAGATGCACGCGCACCCGCCCGTCTTCTCCGGTCTGCCGTGTTCGATTGCCGGCAGTGACCGAAACGTTCGCGACCGGATTACCGCGGACGTCCACAACCCGAACCAGTGGCTGAGTTCCTGGTGGCGCCGCATTCGGCACTTCCTGGAACCGTATCGTCCCCGGATCGACCACCGTCACCGACCGGTTGACCCCACCCGCGACGAGCTGATAGGTCCCACTCGCGACACCCTCGAACGTGAGTGTCCGGGATGCCCGAGCCCCCGCCGAAAGCGACACGTCCACGGTTCGGGTTTGTCCGCCGAACTGCACACGAATCGAGCGGCTCTCGTCGGTGGTGCCTTCGTTTTGAACGGCCACCGTCACGCCCACAGGGTCGTTCGCGAGGGGTTGCTGTCGGACGTCGACGCTCGTGACGACGATACCACCGCCCTCAGTCGTACCGGCTTCGTTTTCCGCACTCGTTTCGGGCAGTCGCTCGCCCCGAATCAGGTTCACTTGCCCCTCGGAGACGGTCGTCAGGTGCCGCGCGGTTTCTAGGGGCACGATAACGTGATCGCTGTAGGGCGCTGGCGCGTCGAACGTCCCAACGACAGTCACACGCGTCACCCCGACCTCCGTGCTGCCGCCGAGGGGGAGTTCATCGCCCGGTTCGACGCCGAGCGTTCGCGCGGCCCCAACCCCGACGACGGCTTCGTTCGCATCTTCGGGCGGTCGACCCTCTCGAATCGTCGCGTTCGAAACAGCGGCGAAGTCATCGTATTCCGCCCCGCGGGCAGGAATCGCACGGCCATCAACGACACCGAACAGAAGGATCTCCCCACTTGCAGCGATACCCTGTCCGTGAAACGCCTCCGTGTAGCCAGCCGGCAGTTGACTCCCGACCGGATTCGCGGCCCCCGATTGCGTGACGACAGCCTCACCACCGCCGAGCATCGGGACGAGCACGCCAGCAGCCGACACGAACAGCAACGCGAAGACCGCGAAGGCCGCAAGCACGGCGGTCGTCGGCACAACGACGCTGGCGTCCAACACGTCCGGCGAAAGCACGTCGAGTACCGACCCCTCCGATCGACCGATACGTCCGGGCGGAACGGTCGCCGCCGGCCGACTCGCGACCAGCCCAGCAATTACTCCGAGCACCGGCACAGCCACGACGATTGGCGCCAATACCCGCGCCACGTCCATCGTCATCCGTGGGCTCAGCGAGGTCGGCACGCCAGCGAAGACGGCGATATTGACGGCTGTCGCGACCACAATTACGCCAATCGCGTACCCGACAGCAGCTCCGACCAGCGACAACAGCCCGGCCCTGATTGCGAACACGCCGAGAATATCACGAGCGGATCCACCGGTCGACCGGATCACCCGAATCGATTCTCTACGGTCGAGCACCGAAATCCGCGTCACGCTGTAGACGGTGACGCCCACCAGCAGGCCGCTCGCAACGACGAGAATCGTCAGCAGGCTGAGCGCGTCTTCGGTCCCTGCTATGAAGAACGGCAACGCCGACCGAAGCGGGACGGCCTGTCCACCTGCGACGGCTTCGTCTCCGATTACCAGCCCGCCGTCCGAGCCCAGCTCCTCGACCGTCTCCGGCGATGTCACGTACCATTCGGCCGGGAATACCGACGAGGTCCGGGGCGATGCCGTAATCGTCCTTGCGCCCTCCGACCCAACGAGGCGATGGTCCGTGGATTCGCCCACCGACCCGAGCGTCGTTCCGCGTTGGCGACTGATCGTCCGGCCGCTATCGCCGAACGAGCGCTCCGTTCCCGCTGGCACGCCGACCGCGAGGGTCTGCTCACCGTTCGGCGCTTCAACACTGGCAAGCGGCACCACCAGCGCCTCATCGTCGACTGAAACCTCGCTCGGATCTTCGACGAACGTCGCGGTCCCGGTCGCGTCGAACTCCGAGGCGAGCGCGGCCGTCTGTGCGCCCCCGGCGACGATCAACAGCGCCGTCCCGACGAGGAAGGCGACGGTAACGGCGATAACCAGAACGGCCAACCGGTCACGCCGCGACCACCGAAAGAGGATTGCCTGCCGGTAGCTCACCCCAACCACCCGCTTGGAGGACGACAAACCCCCACCAGGGCCTCAGACGACATGCATTGAATTGTCTGAGACGTTTGCAGGTGGCGACTTGAGTGTTACCCACTACAAAAACCGAGCATCCAGATCAGGCACTTGGGCCGGCCTCACCTCGACCGAGTTTGAGGCTTCCGACAACCTTGCAATCCGTTCTGCGGCGCCCTGAATCAGCAAAACCACCAATGGTTGACGAACTCGCTATCCTTGTCATATCAGAACCACGATTAGGTCTCGTCGGCGCTTCCGGTGTCACAGGTTGGGCCCACCGTCATCGACTTCTGTCCATCGATATTCGTTCATGGATGGTATTCTCGGTCTACACAACGTATATCGCATGTGTACATAAGCGATTTAAAATAAGGTGGACTTACAAATAACTCCATGATTCTAAGCGTCTCGATGGTATCGAGAGCGTCCTCGGAGCGCTGGTTGGCGAGTACCTCTCCCTAACGCGCCGAGTTCACGAACGTCTTGCTGCACGCCACGCTGATAGAGCCGCATACTACGCCCTCTCACAGGTGCTCAAATCCTCCGTGGTAACAACAGTCACACGTCGATTTCTGCTCGTGCCGACCGCTACCGCCGCGTTCGCAGGAACGACGCTGCCGCGTTCGATAACGGTCATCACCGGTTCGGAAACCTATTTGGTACTCTCCCGTCGTGGTGTGCGTATGCACGTTAATCGAGCAGTTATCGACCGCCTCGTCGCGAACGGGGTCGATACAGTCTTCGGCATCCCAGGCAAGCAGTCGCTGCCGCTCAACGAGGCGATCGGGTCGCGCGAGGACATCGATTTCGTCGTCGCTCGTCACGAAACGGCGGTGTCCCATCAGGCGTGGGGGTACGCCGAAACGAGCGACGACATGGCGGCCACCGTCGTCATTCCGGGCCCCGGCGACATGAACGCCATGAACGGCCTCAAGAACGCGCGCAACGACTGCACGCCGCTCCTCCATATCGCCATCGAGACCGACCCCGAACTCCGGGGCGGGGACGCCATCCACGAGACGCCGCCCGATACCTACGACAACGTCGTCAAGGAAAACATCCTCGTGGAAACCCCCGAATCCACGGCCGCCGAAATCGACCGTGCGGCCGAGGTGGCACGGACCGAACCGAAGGGTCCGGTCCGGGTCGGCATCCCCAAGAACTTCCTCGAGATGGACGTTTCGCTGGCCGAGCGTGGCGCGTCCCCGGCCGATGACCGACTCGCCCCGAATTCGGAGACCGTCTCTCGGGCCGTGGACGTGCTCGAATCCGCTGGCGCCCCGGTCATCTACG of the Natronomonas halophila genome contains:
- a CDS encoding ABC transporter permease, producing MSYRQAILFRWSRRDRLAVLVIAVTVAFLVGTALLIVAGGAQTAALASEFDATGTATFVEDPSEVSVDDEALVVPLASVEAPNGEQTLAVGVPAGTERSFGDSGRTISRQRGTTLGSVGESTDHRLVGSEGARTITASPRTSSVFPAEWYVTSPETVEELGSDGGLVIGDEAVAGGQAVPLRSALPFFIAGTEDALSLLTILVVASGLLVGVTVYSVTRISVLDRRESIRVIRSTGGSARDILGVFAIRAGLLSLVGAAVGYAIGVIVVATAVNIAVFAGVPTSLSPRMTMDVARVLAPIVVAVPVLGVIAGLVASRPAATVPPGRIGRSEGSVLDVLSPDVLDASVVVPTTAVLAAFAVFALLFVSAAGVLVPMLGGGEAVVTQSGAANPVGSQLPAGYTEAFHGQGIAASGEILLFGVVDGRAIPARGAEYDDFAAVSNATIREGRPPEDANEAVVGVGAARTLGVEPGDELPLGGSTEVGVTRVTVVGTFDAPAPYSDHVIVPLETARHLTTVSEGQVNLIRGERLPETSAENEAGTTEGGGIVVTSVDVRQQPLANDPVGVTVAVQNEGTTDESRSIRVQFGGQTRTVDVSLSAGARASRTLTFEGVASGTYQLVAGGVNRSVTVVDPGTIRFQEVPNAAPPGTQPLVRVVDVRGNPVANVSVTAGNRTRQTGEDGRVRVHLGTAGDYELRAQRGDNSANASISVREDVAQRARVDLSVSPQTADLLVRPTARVRLVNPWNETIKHDVELVGPQETTQQVVSIGAGERTTITRQLSRNPTGEYSVRVLFNGTQVATQRYRVVGDDRIAAALATRGEQGDTPFARAIDMAFGNIRILGATLVSLAGLMGVGAATATFSSAVYARRESLGIRRAAGASPLTIVRLVLSDALRLGSVAALAGTALAFAGLWALDRVGLLAMFGVRLWPGLTYPTVLGVAATALLVALVGAIGAAVAVIRVSPATLLADDGRRETEEGWFDA